In Candidatus Jettenia caeni, the DNA window GGCACCTACATGATTCTTTTTTGCAGCTCTAAAAATGGAACGTGCCACATCATATGTTAGGCCTCTTATATTAATGGCTGGCACGGTAAATCCCTTGTATTGTTTCTTACCCATAGCTTCATAAAGTGATTGAATAGACGAAGAAACAACAGAAAGTTTATTTCCTGTAGTACGGATCAACCATCGGCATATATCTCTCATAGTATTGTCTTTATTAAAGACGGCATTGTAAACAATCGTATCTATTTTTTTATTCCTTAATGCATTACTATCAAGTATTTTTATAGCACCTGCTTTTTGCATGTCAATAATACCTTTAAGATCGTTTAACAAATCTTCTTTGATACGATAAAGCATGAGTTGTTAACTCCTTCTCTTTTTACTTTTGGCTAAAAAACTTCTCATAAGTTAATACATCTTCTTTACTTCCGATAACGAGAGGTACCTTTTGATGCAATTCGGTTGCCTGAATATTCAGAATGCGTTCTTTTCCTGTTGACGCCTTACCACCAGCCTGCTCAACAATAAAAGCAAGTGGAGCAGCCTCGTAAAGTAATCGTAATTTTGCCTTTGGTTTCTTTGGATCTTTATAATCAACAGGATACAGGAATATGCCTCCGTAAAGCAAGTTCCTGTGAAAATCTGATACCAGCGACCCTATATATCTTAGGGAATAAGGTCTTTCTGTTGAAGGATCATTTTCTTTGAGATAAGCAATGTATTTTTTTGTTCCCTCATCCCATGTATTTGCGTTTCCCTCGTTAATGCTATATATCTTGCCCTTAGATGGAATGCGAATATTTTCGTGCGAGAGTAAAAATTCTCCAATGCTAGGGTCTAATGTAAAACCATGGACTCCCTGCCCTGTGGTGTATACCATCATGGTACTTGACCCATAAATTATATATCCTGCTGCAACTTGATCTGTTCCTTTTCTAAGACAATCCTCAATGGTTGATTCCTTCCCCGTTGTCTTTCTTCGATAGATCGAGAATATAGTCCCAACACACACATTGGCATCGATATTCGATGAGCCGTCCAGGGGGTCAAAAAGGAGGACGTACTTACCCTTTGGAAATTCATCTGGTATTGGAATAATATCTTCATTTTCTTCTGATGCCATGATACAAAGGTGGCCACCATGGTTCATCGATTTATATATCTTTTCATTAGCATAGACATCTAATTTCTTTACTACATCACCGTGGATATTATTTTCGCCTGTGATGCCCAAAATATCTGCAAGGCCTGCCTTATTTACCTCACGGGAAATAGTCTTTGCGGCAATAGTTAAATCCCATAGGAGACAGGTAAAGTCCCCTGTAGCATTTGGATGTAATCTCTCTTGCTCAACAATGTGCCTTTGGATGGTAACAACCTTACTCTTCTGCATATAGCTTTAGTTTCCTCCATCAATACCACAAGGAAAGATACATAGAAGTACCCATTTTACAATCTTAATACTTAAAGTCAAACATTATCCAAGTACAAAAAATGTTATCAAAATCAGAATAAATAAAATTAACAGACTAAGGCAAATGGTAGTATTGGTTTTGTTTAATTACATACTAAATCTTAAGATCCGATAAAATAAAATTAACAATCGAAGAGGCTTTGTCATCGATGTGGAAAAAAGGTATACCAAGTTTAGGATTTTTGTCTCCAATAACGGCAATTAAGTTCTTATCTCCCTGGCATACTAACTCAGTGCTAACCTCAGTACGAAACACTTCTATCTTTGGTATTGATTCGGCCTTATAACCCTCAACAAGAACAATATCCATATCTTGTAAATAGGTGCTCACAATATCTGATAGGAGAAATTCCCCGGGTGTCCAGCGAATAATACCCATCATCGATTGAGAAGATACCACAACCGCATCAGCTCCCGCCTGTGAATACAACCAACTATCCTTACCTTTTGTATCTAATTCAATGTGATGATGACTATGTTTAATTGTAGCGAGTTTATAACCCCTCAATTTCAGTTCTTTAACGAGTCTTACCATAAGGGTAGTTTTCCCACTGTTAGACCTGCCTACAATAGACATTACTAGAGTTTTTGGTTTCATAATCCATAAATTATAAAAAATACATTTCAAAAACAAACTAAATTCTGCTAATTCTTCATTAATAGTTGCATTACGTGGATCAGATTTCACCTTGACAACCTGTTTTTGTTTAAGTACACTTTATTACACTTTTAACTATATTTCAGTTTTTACCATTAATTTCTTTATGTTCGCTGTGTTATGGATAATGCGGAAAAAACAGTAGATAGGCGACAGCTTTTTAAAGACTTATTTGCCTTCATGGGTAATACAGTCGCAGACTATGCTCAGAAAAAAGTCAATCGCATAATGCCAAAAGGAGAGTATTTGCGGCCTCCTGGTGCGGTCGAAGAAGCAGAATTTCTCTCCTTATGTACCCGATGTGATGAGTGTATTAAAGTATGTCCTGCAAAGGCTATCAAGAGATCTACTGGGCTGGCAGATGTAGCCATAGGCACGCCTGTTATTATACCGAAGGAAAGTCCGTGTGTTTTATGCAATGGGTTACTCTGTAGTGCGGCTTGTAAGGAAGGCGCCCTAAAACCTATCGAACGGGTGGACAATGTCAGGATAGGTATCGCAAAGATTAACCGGTCACAATGCTTGGCATGGGGAGATCAGGATTGTCAGCTATGCTTTATAAAATGCCCTCTCCGTGGAGATGCAATATATCAGGAAGATGGCAAGCCGGTGATTAACCCTGATAAATGTGTCGGTTGCGGGGTTTGTGAGCATGCCTGCCATACAATAAATACTATTTGTGCTATTAAGATTACCACAAAAAGATGACTTTCCGCCTTTACTACGGACATAGTTGAATATGCATTAAAGGGAGAATTCAATGCAAGATTGTAAAATTCCTTTTACCTGTGAGCTTTGCGAGAAACAATTATCTTGCCAATTAGATCAAATAGAACACAACAAATGGGTAATTGTTCAACGGATGAAAGAGATTACCTATAAAATTGTTGTGATGAGCAATAAAGGCGGGGTAGGTAAAAGTACGGTAACAACAAACCTTGGTGTTGCCCTGGCTCAGAAGGGTTATAAGGTTGGAATAGCTGATGCAGATATCCACGGTCCTAATATCCCGATAATGTTAGGCGTAGAAGGGAAAAGGCTTAAGGGGAGTAGCGGTGGCGTGCTGCCTTTGGAAGTATTGCCAAATTTAAAAGTCGCTTCCCTCTCCTTTTTGATTGAAGACCCATCAATGCCAGTTATTTGGAGAGATTCTGCAAAATGGGATTTTCTTTGTGAATTAATGGGAAGCGTATGTTGGGGAAATCTAGATTATCTCTTGGTAGATTTACCACCGGGAACCGGAAACGAGGCCATTTCTATTATAGAACTTATTGGAAAAGTAGACGGTTCCGTAATAGTTACAACTCCACAAGATGTGGTTTTATTAGATGTAAAGAAAGCGGTACTCTTTTCCCGAGACAGTAATGTCCCTATTATCGGAGTTGTTGAGAACATGAGTAGCCTTGTATGCCCTCATTGTAGCCAGCATATCAACGTATTTAAAACAGGCGGAGGGGAAAAAATTTGTACGGAACTAGGCGTAGCATTTCTTGGTAAGATACCTTTAGATCCGGGAATTACAGAAAAATGCGATAATGGCGAAGCCTTTGTGGCAGCCTATCCCAATTCTGATGCAGCAAAATCATTTGAGAAAATCGTTAAAAAGTGTGAAGAATTTGTTAAAACCCGTAAGGATGAAGCAGATAAAGTTACTGAATTTCGGGAGATCCCTCTTTTAGGTAAGATACCAGTAGATCCGGATTTTATTGAGGGATCCAATAAGTCATTAATTTAGCGACTCTACCGATATCGAATAAATTATAATTTAAAGGAACAAGCATGCTTTAGTGTTTTTAAGTAGAAATACATAAGAGTATTCAATCTTGAATCATCTCTTCTGCCGCATTTCGAAGCATCCCCTTCCCAAAACCATTTTTATAAATGGATAATTCAACGGTAATGGTAAAGGTAGCGATATGTTTCGCTCAATAAAAAATAAATTAATCTTTCTCTTCTTAATCGCTGTCCTTACACCGTTATTGGTAATGCGACTTATCGCGTATCCTACAGCACGAAAATCCTTTCAAGAAACAACCATTAGTAATCTACAATTAGTCGGCTCTAAAAGAGTATCACAGATACATGATTGGTTAAAAACACTGCGAAATACCACTGAACATCTTACATATAATTTACCCCTACTATCTGCAACCGATTTAACAAAAGTAACGGCTGATACTATTTTACAATTCATTGCTCACATTTCTCCCGAAGTAAATTTTCACGAATTTATCTTGAGCGATACATCTGGCGTCATCACAGCATCAACAAATGAGAAGCTTATAAAATTAGACATATCTCACAGCAAAGGCTTTCAACATGCCATAAAGGGTATATCGTATATTTCAGATACTCATTCTTCGCTTTTTCATGGTCAGGGTAAACTGACAAATCAGCCATCAGGGTTACTTCCAGTCTGTATCTCTCTGCCTATAAGAGGAAATGGTAAAAATGTATCAGGGGTAATGATGATCCAAACTGATTTATCCTTCCTTAAGAAGGAATGGAAAGAAATACCTTACGGATATAATTATGATGTATATATCATTAATCAACATGGCGTGATGATCTCTGAATTAAATTATGAGAAGCAATCGAAGGATATAAAGGATGCGAAGAAAAATACCATGTTGGAACTTGCAGTTGTTGAGCCGCAAACTAAAAAATTTACAAAGAGTATAATCTCCTGTCTGAAAGGAAATGATGGGTTTGATGTAGACGGCTATATAAGCTACACAGGAGAAAAAGTGCTGGGGGTATGGTTTTGGATCCCTGAACTTAAATGGGGTATTATTACAGAAATTAGTGTTGATAAAATATCCTTGGCAATGAATAGCTTAAAAAATCCCTTTTTAAAGATACTTTCTTATTTAACCATTGCCGGAGTAATTTTGGCAGTTGCTGGAATTGTATTTGCCTTTTTCATTGGAGAAAAGATAGCCAATCCCATTATGGAATTAATAATTGCAACCCGTAAAATGTCGGCAGGAGATTTATCGCAACGAGTAGTGGTAAAAACACAAGATGAAGTACGGGAATTAGGGGATGCATTCAATGTGATGGCAGAATCGGTACAGGAAAAGACATCAAAGTTGCAAGAGACAACGAACTTTTTAAATAGTATTCTGGTTGGCTCTACCGAGCATTCAATTATTGCAAGTGACCTTGATGGAAACATTCTGGCGTTCAATGAGGGTGCAAAAAGAATGTATGGGTATGAGCCGGAGGAATTAATTCGTAAGTCGGGCATTCAAATATTGTATACAAAAGAAGACGTTGCATCAGGTAAGGTTAGAAAGATACTGGAAACAACATTATTGACAGGCAGATACAAAAACGAAGTGCAATTAATTCGGAAGAACGGGGAAATATTTACCGGATACACAACCTTTACAACTCGACAATCCACGGATGGAAAACCAATTGGTTTTGTAATGATTGCAAGGGATATAACAGAGCAAAAATTATTAGAACAAATACTCCATAATTATACAATGCAACTCGAGAAGATTGTTGAAGAAAGAACACAAAAACTAAGGATATCAGAAGAAAAGTATAGGCGCCTTTTTGAAACGAGTAAGGATGTTGTATTTTTCTGCGATACTGAATGTCAATTTATAGATATTAATCAAGCCGGCGTGGATCTATTTGAGTATGAATCGAAAAATGAGATTTTAAAATTGAACTTAATCCTGCACCTGTTCTTCAGCCCAATTGAAGGAAAAGCAATGAAGGAAATAGTATGTAAGAACGGTTTTGTTAAGGATTATGAGGTAGAACTAAAAAAGAAAGATGGGACCAAAGTGCCCTGTATGATGACAAGTAATCTAAGACGGGATGAGCGAAATAATATCATTGGTTACGAGGGAATTATTATTGATCTGACAGAAAGAAAGAGGATTGAACAAGAGAAGGATATTATGAACAACATAAACAAGATCCTTGCCTCGAAACTCGATATTCGGGAAGTATACAAATCTTTCAGTGAAGAGCTTAATAAAGTTATTAATTTCGATCGAATGAGCATTACCCTTCTTGATGAGAAGAGAGATGAGCTTTTAATTTTTGCCGTATCGAAAGAGTATAGCGCCTCCAAATTAGAAGAAGGTTTGCATTATTCTAAATATGGAACACTGGCGGGAAAAGTGGTAGACAACGGCGAGGTTTATATGGTTAGAGATACATCTCAAGGCCCTTTTTCCACAGACCCAATTCTCTTTAAAGAGGGAATTAAATCGCGTTTATCCTTTCCCCTAATATGCAAGGGAGAAATCATTGGAAGCCTCAACTTCGGGAGCAAAAATATTCATAATTACTCTGAAAACCACGTTGACATTATTAACAAGATTGCCCCTCAGCTAGCTATTGCAATTGACAATACACGTCTTTTTGATAAAATTAAAGAATCCGAAGAAAAATACAGAAATCTTGTAGAAGATATTGAGGATGTAATATTCAGACTCGATAAAACAGGGCGATATTTATTCCTCAATAGCGCATTAAAGAATGTAACGGGATATGACCCTCAAGAGTTTTACGATAATCCTTCCATCGCCAAGGAGATTATCCATAAATATGATATAGAATCAGTTAAAGAAACAATACAAAATGTTCTTAACGGTGATTTAAAAGTTTCAAAAGATTTAGAATACCGGATTTACTGCAAAAACAAAGAAGAACTCTGGGTTTCTCAGAATACATATCCAATCAAAAATAAAAAAGGGAGCATTATTGGTATTGAGGGAATTATCAGAGATATCACGGACAAGAAAAAAATAGAAGAGCAAATAAGGCGTTCTGAGAGATTAGCCTCTATCGGAGAATTAGCAGCTTCGATCGCCCATGAGATACGTAATCCTCTTGGTGCAATATCAAATTCAGTATGTATGTTAAAGAGGGATTTAGCCTTAAAAGACGACGATCAGAAATTATTTGAAATGGTAGTCGAAGAAACAGATCGTCTCAATAGTATCATAACAAATTTTCTTACCTTCGCACATCCAGCTGAATACCTTTTCGTAAAGAGCGATATTATTGAAATTATCGACGAAACGCTTTTCCTGCTCCAGCAAGATGCAAAATTTAATAA includes these proteins:
- a CDS encoding inositol phosphatase/fructose-16-bisphosphatase, coding for MQKSKVVTIQRHIVEQERLHPNATGDFTCLLWDLTIAAKTISREVNKAGLADILGITGENNIHGDVVKKLDVYANEKIYKSMNHGGHLCIMASEENEDIIPIPDEFPKGKYVLLFDPLDGSSNIDANVCVGTIFSIYRRKTTGKESTIEDCLRKGTDQVAAGYIIYGSSTMMVYTTGQGVHGFTLDPSIGEFLLSHENIRIPSKGKIYSINEGNANTWDEGTKKYIAYLKENDPSTERPYSLRYIGSLVSDFHRNLLYGGIFLYPVDYKDPKKPKAKLRLLYEAAPLAFIVEQAGGKASTGKERILNIQATELHQKVPLVIGSKEDVLTYEKFFSQK
- a CDS encoding molybdopterin-guanine dinucleotide biosynthesis protein yields the protein MKSDPRNATINEELAEFSLFLKCIFYNLWIMKPKTLVMSIVGRSNSGKTTLMVRLVKELKLRGYKLATIKHSHHHIELDTKGKDSWLYSQAGADAVVVSSQSMMGIIRWTPGEFLLSDIVSTYLQDMDIVLVEGYKAESIPKIEVFRTEVSTELVCQGDKNLIAVIGDKNPKLGIPFFHIDDKASSIVNFILSDLKI
- a CDS encoding ferredoxin: MDNAEKTVDRRQLFKDLFAFMGNTVADYAQKKVNRIMPKGEYLRPPGAVEEAEFLSLCTRCDECIKVCPAKAIKRSTGLADVAIGTPVIIPKESPCVLCNGLLCSAACKEGALKPIERVDNVRIGIAKINRSQCLAWGDQDCQLCFIKCPLRGDAIYQEDGKPVINPDKCVGCGVCEHACHTINTICAIKITTKR
- a CDS encoding ATPase, with protein sequence MQDCKIPFTCELCEKQLSCQLDQIEHNKWVIVQRMKEITYKIVVMSNKGGVGKSTVTTNLGVALAQKGYKVGIADADIHGPNIPIMLGVEGKRLKGSSGGVLPLEVLPNLKVASLSFLIEDPSMPVIWRDSAKWDFLCELMGSVCWGNLDYLLVDLPPGTGNEAISIIELIGKVDGSVIVTTPQDVVLLDVKKAVLFSRDSNVPIIGVVENMSSLVCPHCSQHINVFKTGGGEKICTELGVAFLGKIPLDPGITEKCDNGEAFVAAYPNSDAAKSFEKIVKKCEEFVKTRKDEADKVTEFREIPLLGKIPVDPDFIEGSNKSLI
- a CDS encoding two-component sensor kinase; the encoded protein is MFRSIKNKLIFLFLIAVLTPLLVMRLIAYPTARKSFQETTISNLQLVGSKRVSQIHDWLKTLRNTTEHLTYNLPLLSATDLTKVTADTILQFIAHISPEVNFHEFILSDTSGVITASTNEKLIKLDISHSKGFQHAIKGISYISDTHSSLFHGQGKLTNQPSGLLPVCISLPIRGNGKNVSGVMMIQTDLSFLKKEWKEIPYGYNYDVYIINQHGVMISELNYEKQSKDIKDAKKNTMLELAVVEPQTKKFTKSIISCLKGNDGFDVDGYISYTGEKVLGVWFWIPELKWGIITEISVDKISLAMNSLKNPFLKILSYLTIAGVILAVAGIVFAFFIGEKIANPIMELIIATRKMSAGDLSQRVVVKTQDEVRELGDAFNVMAESVQEKTSKLQETTNFLNSILVGSTEHSIIASDLDGNILAFNEGAKRMYGYEPEELIRKSGIQILYTKEDVASGKVRKILETTLLTGRYKNEVQLIRKNGEIFTGYTTFTTRQSTDGKPIGFVMIARDITEQKLLEQILHNYTMQLEKIVEERTQKLRISEEKYRRLFETSKDVVFFCDTECQFIDINQAGVDLFEYESKNEILKLNLILHLFFSPIEGKAMKEIVCKNGFVKDYEVELKKKDGTKVPCMMTSNLRRDERNNIIGYEGIIIDLTERKRIEQEKDIMNNINKILASKLDIREVYKSFSEELNKVINFDRMSITLLDEKRDELLIFAVSKEYSASKLEEGLHYSKYGTLAGKVVDNGEVYMVRDTSQGPFSTDPILFKEGIKSRLSFPLICKGEIIGSLNFGSKNIHNYSENHVDIINKIAPQLAIAIDNTRLFDKIKESEEKYRNLVEDIEDVIFRLDKTGRYLFLNSALKNVTGYDPQEFYDNPSIAKEIIHKYDIESVKETIQNVLNGDLKVSKDLEYRIYCKNKEELWVSQNTYPIKNKKGSIIGIEGIIRDITDKKKIEEQIRRSERLASIGELAASIAHEIRNPLGAISNSVCMLKRDLALKDDDQKLFEMVVEETDRLNSIITNFLTFAHPAEYLFVKSDIIEIIDETLFLLQQDAKFNNEIKITKAYESNIPKIYMDQNWIRKVFWNLLANSIDAMPKGGQIFIRVRRPKIPNDDEIEIVVADNGKGIAPENIKKIFEPFFTTKKSKGTGLGLSIVHRIVDNHSGVIDVKSKRNKGTVFTIRLPIKNKQVKTVSA